A stretch of the Candidatus Curtissbacteria bacterium genome encodes the following:
- the rpsS gene encoding 30S ribosomal protein S19, whose protein sequence is MSRSSKKGPYVDEKLMKKVMAQKQAAQKAPIKTWARASQIAPEFVNHTFSVHNGRTFINVFVSEPMVGHRLGEFAPTRTFRGHGKMTEKSSAKK, encoded by the coding sequence ATGAGTAGATCGAGTAAGAAAGGTCCATACGTTGACGAAAAATTAATGAAGAAAGTTATGGCCCAAAAACAGGCTGCACAAAAAGCACCTATTAAAACTTGGGCTAGGGCTAGCCAGATTGCGCCCGAATTTGTAAATCATACGTTCTCCGTTCATAACGGCAGAACATTCATTAATGTTTTCGTTTCCGAACCAATGGTAGGTCACAGGCTCGGTGAATTCGCGCCAACCAGAACTTTTAGAGGACACGGCAAAATGACAGAAAAATCATCAGCAAAAAAATGA
- the rpsQ gene encoding 30S ribosomal protein S17, with the protein MVSVKMQNTVVVNVASKIKHPLYKKQITRTKKFKAHNDLEVKVGQTVKIIESKPFSKDVHFKVLEVVS; encoded by the coding sequence GTGGTTTCTGTCAAAATGCAAAACACAGTCGTTGTTAATGTAGCAAGCAAGATAAAGCATCCTCTGTACAAAAAGCAAATTACAAGAACCAAAAAATTTAAAGCGCATAACGATCTAGAAGTTAAGGTTGGTCAAACCGTCAAAATCATAGAATCAAAACCTTTTTCAAAAGATGTCCATTTTAAAGTTTTGGAGGTTGTATCTTAA
- the rpmC gene encoding 50S ribosomal protein L29, whose protein sequence is MKKNEFDSLKNKTVDDLKKTIQDFRKEVANTQLETRMGKVKNVHMANSKRKEIAIAKTILSAKISADKVAKEDKNATS, encoded by the coding sequence ATGAAAAAAAACGAATTTGATAGTTTAAAAAATAAAACAGTAGATGATCTTAAAAAAACAATTCAAGATTTTAGAAAAGAAGTTGCTAACACTCAGCTAGAAACAAGAATGGGAAAAGTTAAAAACGTACACATGGCAAATTCAAAGAGAAAAGAAATAGCAATAGCTAAGACTATACTTTCGGCAAAAATAAGTGCAGACAAAGTAGCGAAGGAGGACAAAAATGCCACAAGTTAA
- the rplP gene encoding 50S ribosomal protein L16, giving the protein MLAPKRAKFRKQFRGKMGGVSIRGSVLAFGSYGLKSQAAGWVTARQIEAARRAMTHYTKRGGRIWIRIFPDKPVTKKPAETRMGSGKGDVDQYVAVVRPGVIIFEMGAVEEKVAMEAMRLAAHKLPLKTKIVTKG; this is encoded by the coding sequence ATGTTAGCGCCAAAAAGAGCAAAATTTAGGAAACAATTTAGAGGGAAAATGGGTGGCGTCTCGATAAGAGGCAGCGTCCTCGCCTTTGGTTCATATGGACTCAAAAGTCAGGCGGCGGGTTGGGTGACTGCCAGGCAAATTGAAGCGGCAAGGCGCGCAATGACTCACTATACCAAAAGAGGTGGGCGTATTTGGATTAGGATTTTTCCAGACAAACCTGTTACCAAAAAGCCAGCAGAAACCCGTATGGGTTCTGGTAAAGGTGACGTTGACCAATACGTTGCAGTTGTAAGACCTGGAGTAATCATTTTTGAAATGGGAGCAGTAGAGGAAAAAGTTGCCATGGAGGCAATGAGACTTGCAGCTCATAAGTTACCACTTAAGACAAAAATAGTAACAAAAGGATAA
- the rpsC gene encoding 30S ribosomal protein S3 yields MGQKVSPFGFRLGTVYTWKSRWFAPKGEVYAKQLLEDQQLRKYLMENLRAAGITEVEIERSFDKRTIFIHVARPGVAIGRGGTGIEQLKEALIKKFKISDPGKLEIKFEEVKSPDLNAYLVATNIGDQLTRRIPFRRVMSQSLERAKRSGAKGVRISLAGRLGGSEIARRETVKDGAIPLHTIRAEIDFAKIHVKVPKAGIVGVKVWILKQEA; encoded by the coding sequence ATGGGACAAAAAGTTAGTCCTTTCGGATTCAGATTAGGAACCGTTTACACCTGGAAGTCAAGATGGTTTGCGCCAAAGGGTGAAGTATACGCAAAGCAGCTACTTGAAGATCAACAGCTGAGAAAGTACTTAATGGAAAACCTTAGAGCTGCAGGTATAACTGAAGTAGAAATCGAAAGGTCCTTCGACAAAAGAACCATATTTATTCACGTAGCAAGACCCGGTGTCGCAATCGGCAGAGGAGGTACGGGGATTGAACAACTTAAAGAAGCGTTAATCAAAAAATTTAAAATCTCGGATCCGGGTAAATTAGAAATAAAATTTGAGGAAGTTAAATCTCCGGACCTAAATGCCTATCTGGTTGCGACAAACATCGGCGACCAGCTGACAAGAAGAATACCGTTTAGGAGAGTAATGTCTCAATCTTTGGAACGAGCAAAAAGATCGGGCGCAAAAGGCGTAAGAATATCGCTTGCAGGAAGACTTGGTGGTTCGGAAATAGCACGTCGTGAAACTGTAAAAGACGGTGCCATACCACTGCACACAATTAGAGCGGAAATAGACTTTGCCAAAATACACGTTAAAGTTCCAAAAGCAGGAATCGTGGGAGTAAAAGTTTGGATATTAAAACAAGAAGCATGA
- the rplD gene encoding 50S ribosomal protein L4 has product MSESVKAQTELKPKVAVAKKPVAKTAAVKRPSAKAFDMQGKAAGVVALPKEIFGQEPNEKLLTQALRIYRFNEASNTANTKTRGEVRGGGAKPWRQKGTGRARAGSRRSPLWVGGGITFGPQTKIVKLSLPKKMKHKALISALSTKTEAGQIKVITNLEKVEPKTKIVANLLKRLEISGKTILVVSQKSQNIKLASRNIKGILIDTPQGLNAYRVLQVRNLLLSKEAVEKFNDK; this is encoded by the coding sequence ATGAGTGAAAGTGTTAAAGCTCAAACTGAACTAAAACCAAAAGTGGCAGTTGCTAAAAAACCTGTCGCAAAAACTGCGGCTGTTAAAAGACCAAGTGCAAAAGCTTTCGACATGCAAGGAAAGGCAGCCGGAGTGGTGGCACTGCCAAAAGAAATATTTGGTCAAGAGCCGAACGAGAAGCTTTTAACGCAAGCCCTCAGAATCTATAGGTTCAATGAAGCAAGCAATACTGCAAATACCAAAACCCGTGGTGAAGTAAGAGGTGGAGGAGCGAAGCCATGGAGACAAAAGGGAACAGGAAGGGCACGAGCGGGGTCTCGAAGGTCTCCGCTTTGGGTTGGTGGAGGAATAACATTTGGGCCACAAACAAAAATTGTGAAGTTATCCCTGCCTAAAAAAATGAAGCACAAAGCATTAATCTCCGCTCTCTCCACTAAAACTGAAGCAGGACAAATAAAAGTAATTACTAATTTAGAAAAAGTTGAACCAAAAACAAAAATCGTTGCAAATCTTTTGAAAAGGCTGGAAATTTCTGGAAAAACGATACTTGTAGTTTCACAAAAAAGCCAAAATATAAAACTCGCATCCAGAAATATCAAAGGAATTCTTATCGACACTCCTCAGGGACTTAACGCGTATCGAGTATTACAAGTAAGAAACCTTTTACTCTCGAAGGAGGCGGTAGAAAAATTTAATGACAAATAA
- a CDS encoding 50S ribosomal protein L23 has product MTNKNIVQKAILSEKAYGLMEKGIYTFMVEKHSTKEEIAKYVQNLFSVDVVNVNIASVKPKTKRVNKTKKFTKSGGGKKAIVTLKAGQKIAILSPKTASKKTKTSGKEKDVEIANIEGKEK; this is encoded by the coding sequence ATGACAAATAAAAACATAGTGCAAAAAGCAATACTTTCTGAAAAAGCGTATGGCCTCATGGAAAAAGGTATCTACACTTTTATGGTAGAAAAGCACTCTACAAAAGAAGAAATTGCAAAATATGTCCAAAACTTATTTTCAGTAGACGTTGTCAACGTAAACATTGCCTCTGTTAAACCAAAAACAAAAAGGGTCAACAAAACTAAAAAATTCACAAAAAGCGGAGGGGGCAAAAAAGCAATAGTAACTTTAAAAGCGGGCCAAAAGATTGCAATACTTTCACCAAAAACCGCTTCCAAAAAAACAAAAACATCCGGCAAAGAAAAAGACGTCGAAATAGCAAATATAGAAGGGAAGGAAAAATAA
- the rplV gene encoding 50S ribosomal protein L22 yields the protein MEVIATAKNIRISPQKVSIVTDQIKKVKPADGIAVLDFVDKSAAKPVKKVIASAIANAKNNFNLDEGTLSFKSIIVTKGPVFKRYRAVSRGRAHPILKRTSHIRIVLEGQPKAKSEPKEKVIEGGENGTKS from the coding sequence ATGGAAGTAATTGCAACAGCTAAAAACATAAGAATATCACCGCAAAAAGTCAGCATTGTTACTGATCAAATCAAAAAAGTAAAACCGGCTGACGGCATTGCAGTCCTGGATTTTGTTGACAAATCTGCGGCAAAACCCGTAAAGAAGGTAATTGCATCGGCAATAGCAAACGCCAAGAATAATTTTAATTTAGATGAAGGCACATTATCGTTCAAGTCAATAATAGTGACAAAAGGACCCGTGTTTAAAAGATACAGAGCAGTCTCAAGAGGCAGAGCTCACCCGATTCTTAAACGGACAAGCCACATAAGGATTGTTCTTGAAGGTCAGCCAAAAGCAAAGTCAGAGCCAAAAGAAAAAGTTATTGAAGGAGGGGAAAATGGGACAAAAAGTTAG
- the rplB gene encoding 50S ribosomal protein L2 produces MAIKIYRPTTPGQRFKSGLTFEEITKTKPEKTLVSALNKTGGRAGTGKVSVRGKGGGHKRNFRQVDFKRNKREIMAKVASIEYDPNRSANIALLHYVDGEKRYILAPVGLNVNINVVSGQAAVIKPGNALPLGRMPIGTVIHNVELIPGRGGQIVRSAGAGAIVAAKEGTWVHIKLPSKEVRKVNATCYATVGQVGNVEWKKISIGKAGRARHMGMKPKVRGVAMDPGSHPHGGGEAKSGTGMNPKTPWGKPAMGKKTRNRNKPSSKFILSRRRK; encoded by the coding sequence ATGGCAATTAAAATTTACAGACCAACAACACCAGGACAAAGATTTAAATCAGGGCTAACGTTTGAAGAAATAACAAAAACAAAGCCCGAAAAAACTCTTGTCTCCGCACTCAACAAAACAGGGGGAAGGGCAGGCACCGGTAAAGTGTCGGTCAGAGGAAAGGGTGGCGGCCATAAAAGAAATTTTAGGCAAGTAGATTTTAAAAGAAACAAAAGGGAAATTATGGCAAAAGTAGCTAGCATTGAATACGATCCTAACAGATCTGCAAATATCGCCCTTTTGCATTATGTCGACGGCGAAAAAAGATATATTCTTGCTCCAGTTGGTCTGAATGTAAATATTAACGTGGTCAGCGGCCAAGCTGCAGTGATCAAACCGGGTAACGCGCTACCTCTTGGCAGAATGCCTATTGGGACTGTAATCCACAATGTAGAACTCATTCCCGGCAGAGGCGGCCAGATCGTTAGAAGTGCAGGGGCGGGAGCAATAGTTGCCGCAAAAGAAGGAACTTGGGTACACATAAAACTTCCCTCAAAAGAAGTCAGAAAAGTTAACGCTACCTGTTATGCAACAGTTGGCCAAGTGGGAAACGTCGAATGGAAAAAGATTTCAATCGGAAAAGCGGGAAGGGCCAGACACATGGGCATGAAACCAAAAGTTAGAGGTGTTGCCATGGATCCCGGTTCTCATCCACACGGTGGTGGAGAAGCAAAATCCGGCACAGGAATGAATCCAAAAACTCCATGGGGTAAACCGGCAATGGGTAAGAAAACAAGAAACAGGAATAAGCCATCAAGCAAATTCATATTATCGAGACGACGTAAATGA